The segment GTAATTGTTCCCACAAAACTTGTAAACATATTTAATGATACCAATGCTCCTAACTTTCTGTTTGGTGGAAAAACCGAAAACAGAAGCACTAAAAAGCCGGATATTACAACTATTGCATTAAAAGTAATTGCACGACCGGAGTGTGACATTGTTTTCTCTGCTATTATTCTTTTATCGGTAGTTATTCGAGCATTCTTTCTGTATTGTTCAATAAAATGAACTGCATAATCAATACCTATTCCTATTGCAATACTTGATAATATAGCTGTTGTAGTACTTAATGGAATATTTAAAAACCCCATAACTCCAAAACTAATTCCTGCTGTTATAAAAATCGGAACAGAAGCAATAAACCCTATTTTTATATTCTTAAACATTAGTGATATTAGCACTATGATTATTATCAGAGAAAGTATTAAACTCAATATTTGTCCTTCCAAAATCAGGTCAGTAAATATCAGACCTTTATATCCACTACCAGCATATTTAAGGCTAATTCCGTATTTTTTAAAGTCATCTTCAAAATTATTTATAATGGCAAGTGCAGAATTTAAAGCCTTTGAATTATCACTTTTAAGTTGAAAAGTAACATTGAGTTTTTCGTAATCGTAATTCACTACTTTGTTTAGATTTTCAGGATCACCCGACATTTCGTAAAGCAATAAATACTGTGCAATCATATCCTTACTATCTGGTATAGTGTTAAATTTTTCGTCATCGGCATTCATCACTTTATTCATCCTATTAATGTAGTCAGTTAACGAAAATGAATTACCTACCACTGCCAAATCATTCTGCACTTTGTGTTGCATTTTATTTACCAATTTAAGAACATCAGGACTTTTAAATGCATCCTTTTCGCCATTGGCATCAAGAATCAGGTTTAAAGAAGTTGTTCCTCCAAAATGTTCATTAATAAATTTATCAGTTAATACAATATCGCTATCACTTTCAAATTTATCAAGGAAACTTGAGTTAATCCATATTTTTTGCATTCCTACAATCGAAATTGCAATAATTATTATTGTTACAAAAATTGAAATGCTTTTGTGATTTATCAGCCATTTTGCAAAAACATTTGCAACTGTACTTTTTGAATTTTCAGATGTGTTTTTTGTTTTTCTAACTTTTGGCAAACCAAAAATCATAATACCTGCAGGAATTAATACCAAAGAAAACACCATTGCCATTAGAACACCAAAAGCGGTAAAAATTCCAAAATATTTTATCGGATAAACTTCTGATGTAAGTAATGAAATAAAACCTATTGCCGTAGTTACTGATGTCATAACCACAGGTTTCCACATATTCGCAATCATGTCAATAGTTGCTTCTTTTTTTGTTGCATTTAAATTTTCACGTAAATATAATTGCAAGTGACTGTATAAATGTATCCCATCAGCAACACCAATAGCAATAAGCATTACAGGCATCATTGTAGAAACTGCATAAATAGGAATTCCGATAACTGCCATTGCACCAAATGCCCAAAGTGTGCTAAAAAATACAACAAACATAGTTAGCAAAGTACTCTTTACACTACGCAACATAAAAAACAGAACCAAAATGATTACAATTAAAACAATGGGAACCATTTTTTTCATATCAGAAGGTCCCAAAAGAGCCATTGTACCTTCTACTATTGGCCGACCTGCAACATGCAATTTTATATTTTCTGTTTCATAAGACTTAACAAGTCTAAGAATTTCCTGATAAAATTTCTGAGTAAACACATCATCTTGTATCTCTGCAATTACAACAGTAACAGTTTCGTCAGTAGAAACTAAACGTCCGTAAATCATTTCATTATTCTCAACATTTTGTTGCAATTCTTTTAATTTTTCTTCTGATTTTGGAACCCTTTTGTAGAAACGTTTAACATCCATACCTACATCACTACCAACAATATTATCAGCAGTATAAAGCGATGTAACATCAGCTTTTTCAATCTCGTCCATTTTTTGCAAACGCTTAGTAAGTTGCTTTAAGGTATCAAGTGTTTCTGTATTAAAAATACCTTTTTCATTTTCTATGGCTACAATTATTCCGTCATTTATCCCAAACCAATCTTCTGCTTGATTGCTAAATACAAATGCAGGATGTTCTTGTGGCATATACTTATCCAAATCTGTTTCCATCCTTGAATTTTTCTTCATTTGCATAAAAAAGAATGCACTTAATACAATCGCTAAAACCATTATTACCCATGGTGCTTTTAAAAATTTCTTTAATGTGTTTTCCATATTATTTATTTTAAAATAGTTAATATAAACTAACTTTATATTTAAAAAATTACAATTTTTTTATACCATTAATTTAAAAGAGTTGATTAATTTCTCTCCTTCTTTTTTTAAATTAAAATTATGATTATTTAATTCCCATCGTTTTACTAACAAACGAAATGAGCCCATAAAAATAAGAGCCAAACTGCTCTTGTCAATATCTATTCTTATATTTTTTTCTTGTTGTCCTATTTCTATAATTTTTTCAATGTTTGCTTGATGTAAATTGAATATCTCAATAATTTTATTTATTAATATTTCTTCGTTTTTAAATATTTCTTCTGAAAATATCACAGAAACAAATGCAGGTTGTTCAATAAAAATTTCAATCATTTTAGAAAACATAAATTCTATTTTCTCAATTGCAGTATCATTATTATTTACAACCATCATTGACATCATTTCACCCATTTCTTTAAAATTATTTAAAATGGTAATTAATATCTCAGTTTTGCTTTCAAAATGCCGATAAATTGCAGGCTCAGAAATACCAATTGCTTTTGAAAGATTTTTTATAGTAAATCCTTGTATTCCTTTATTAGCAATTAACTCTATGGAACTTTCTACTATTTGTATTTGTCTTTCTGTCTGCATATTCATCTTATTTGAAAGTGCAAAGATAGTAAATACTCACTAACCTGCAAATATTTTTAAAATTTTTTCTGATTTCTGTGAGCGTTGGAAAGAAATTGCTTCCTTGAAAAAAACGGGACAGGCTTTTTAGTTTTTTGGGGTTGGTATTTTCGTGGTTTGTAAAAAACTAAACCCGCCTGCGGAACGGGCAGGTATGCAATTTGTGCGGTGATTTTCTCTTTCTTTGATTACTTGATAGGTAAGAAAGTTTTCAAAAGCATTTTTTTGCCATTCAAAAAAGTTGTACTTCAAATTATTTGAAATATATTGTGGGATTTCTGGCTTCGTTATACCATAATCAAATGCTTTTTCTTTAAGCATCATTTCAGCCTGTGGTTTTATATTATAAGTTTGTGCCATAATTATTGCTCATTATTTTCTAAAAGTTTTTTCATCTCATGGTCAAAATCTGATTCAAAAAGTCTATCTTGTATAATTCTATATTTCTCAAATTGTGTATGAGCATGAAGTTTTGCATCTTCGTGACTGATTTTTCCTGCATCTATCAGTATCTCTCTGCCATTAAATTCTAAAAAAGAATCAAGTCTTTTACTCCAATCTTCCATAGTCATAGGGATATTTCTTTCTGCTTGAAGTTCTGCATAATCAAGATACATAGAAACAAGTCTTTCTAAAAAGTTCAATTCTTTTTCTGTAAGATAATTTTTTGCAATACTCACATCATATTTTTGAATTTTCCCTTTTGGTGCATCTGTCCAGTTTGTAAGTCCCATATTTTTTTTTTCTGCATTGACTCTCTCAATAATCAATTCTGCTACTGTATGCCTATGTAGTGCCTCTTAGAAAACTCTCCAAAATTAAAAATGTTTCTTTTTGCGATATTTTTATTTTCCTCAAATCCCTGATGCTAAGGCATCAGCTCATTTCCAAAAAGTAAAAATCTCATCAAAAATAATTCATTTTATAAAAATAGATAGTTTTCTAAGAGGCACTATGTACCGCATAATGTAATTTGTTTTGTACTATTTTGAAAAATTTAATTGTCGTGGGAGCGGACGAGTCATAATCAACACTTGTAGCATAAATATCTGTTACTTTTTGATAAAACATTCTTTCCGAAAGTCTAATCTCTCTGATTTTTTGTAATTGTCTTTCAAAAAATGCTTTATCAAATTGATTGGCTTTTTTGAATCTTTCGCTATCCATCGTCCAACCTTGGATTGTATAGTCTTTAACAATTTGCCTTGCCCATTTACGAAACTGCACTGCTCTTTCATTTTCTATTTTGAACCCTACAGAAATAATGGCTTGGAGATTATAGTGATCTTGATTTCTTTTTACCTCTCTATTGCCTTCTTTTTGAACTATTAAGTATTGCTTAATAGTTGCTTTATCTATTTCTCCAGCAGAGACAAGTGTGTTGATATGCTGATTGATAGCAGATACTGATACACCGTATAATTCCGCCATCATTTTTTGAGTCATCCAGATA is part of the Bacteroidota bacterium genome and harbors:
- a CDS encoding MMPL family transporter gives rise to the protein MENTLKKFLKAPWVIMVLAIVLSAFFFMQMKKNSRMETDLDKYMPQEHPAFVFSNQAEDWFGINDGIIVAIENEKGIFNTETLDTLKQLTKRLQKMDEIEKADVTSLYTADNIVGSDVGMDVKRFYKRVPKSEEKLKELQQNVENNEMIYGRLVSTDETVTVVIAEIQDDVFTQKFYQEILRLVKSYETENIKLHVAGRPIVEGTMALLGPSDMKKMVPIVLIVIILVLFFMLRSVKSTLLTMFVVFFSTLWAFGAMAVIGIPIYAVSTMMPVMLIAIGVADGIHLYSHLQLYLRENLNATKKEATIDMIANMWKPVVMTSVTTAIGFISLLTSEVYPIKYFGIFTAFGVLMAMVFSLVLIPAGIMIFGLPKVRKTKNTSENSKSTVANVFAKWLINHKSISIFVTIIIIAISIVGMQKIWINSSFLDKFESDSDIVLTDKFINEHFGGTTSLNLILDANGEKDAFKSPDVLKLVNKMQHKVQNDLAVVGNSFSLTDYINRMNKVMNADDEKFNTIPDSKDMIAQYLLLYEMSGDPENLNKVVNYDYEKLNVTFQLKSDNSKALNSALAIINNFEDDFKKYGISLKYAGSGYKGLIFTDLILEGQILSLILSLIIIIVLISLMFKNIKIGFIASVPIFITAGISFGVMGFLNIPLSTTTAILSSIAIGIGIDYAVHFIEQYRKNARITTDKRIIAEKTMSHSGRAITFNAIVVISGFLVLLFSVFPPNRKLGALVSLNMFTSFVGTITIMLVLLSISNVYLKKK
- a CDS encoding TetR/AcrR family transcriptional regulator, translating into MQTERQIQIVESSIELIANKGIQGFTIKNLSKAIGISEPAIYRHFESKTEILITILNNFKEMGEMMSMMVVNNNDTAIEKIEFMFSKMIEIFIEQPAFVSVIFSEEIFKNEEILINKIIEIFNLHQANIEKIIEIGQQEKNIRIDIDKSSLALIFMGSFRLLVKRWELNNHNFNLKKEGEKLINSFKLMV